In Deinococcus psychrotolerans, a genomic segment contains:
- a CDS encoding DUF475 domain-containing protein, with translation MNNTIRKEFGFAGIITVVAVALAMWYGFRTGGWERALNDMLIVLVLGVMEISLSFDNAVINASVLKNMSAKWQQRFLVWGILIAVVGMRLVFPLAIVAISSGLGFFEVGNLALNSPEQYALELEKSAVTISAFGGVFLLMVALNYFIDTEKDEHWLMPESRLAGLARVEAVQVIIAMVALMGLIFTVVPVEQRLAAMSAGLVGLLIYLAVNALGGLFDVDNMAAKAGAAGFASFMYLEVLDASFSLDGVIGAFAITKEIVIISAGLAIGAVFVRSITLFLVHQGTLAQYRFLEHGAHYGILALSLIMLYSMSGAHVPEVVTGLIGVAFIVASILASLAANRREKSPG, from the coding sequence ATGAACAACACCATCCGCAAAGAATTTGGTTTTGCCGGCATCATCACGGTTGTGGCAGTGGCTCTGGCCATGTGGTACGGCTTTCGTACCGGCGGCTGGGAGCGTGCCCTCAACGATATGTTGATCGTGCTGGTGCTGGGCGTCATGGAAATTTCGCTGAGCTTCGACAACGCCGTGATCAACGCCTCCGTCCTCAAAAACATGTCGGCCAAGTGGCAGCAGCGCTTTTTGGTGTGGGGCATTTTGATCGCGGTGGTGGGCATGCGCTTGGTGTTTCCGCTGGCCATTGTGGCCATCAGCTCTGGCCTCGGCTTTTTTGAAGTGGGCAACCTGGCCCTCAACAGTCCAGAGCAGTACGCCCTAGAACTCGAGAAATCCGCCGTGACCATCAGCGCTTTTGGTGGGGTCTTTCTTTTGATGGTGGCGCTCAATTACTTTATCGACACTGAAAAAGACGAACACTGGCTGATGCCCGAAAGCCGCCTGGCAGGGCTGGCCCGCGTCGAAGCGGTGCAGGTCATTATTGCCATGGTCGCGCTGATGGGCCTGATCTTTACGGTGGTGCCGGTCGAGCAGCGCTTGGCGGCCATGTCGGCGGGTCTGGTGGGCTTGCTGATCTACTTGGCGGTCAATGCCCTCGGCGGCCTGTTTGACGTGGACAATATGGCGGCCAAGGCGGGCGCGGCGGGATTTGCCTCGTTCATGTATTTGGAAGTCCTCGACGCCAGCTTCTCGCTCGACGGCGTGATCGGGGCCTTTGCCATCACCAAAGAAATCGTCATTATTTCGGCCGGATTGGCGATCGGCGCGGTGTTCGTGCGTTCGATCACCCTGTTTTTGGTTCACCAAGGCACGCTGGCCCAGTACCGTTTCTTAGAGCACGGCGCTCACTACGGCATTCTGGCGCTCTCGCTGATCATGCTGTATTCCATGAGCGGCGCTCATGTGCCAGAAGTGGTGACCGGACTGATCGGTGTAGCGTTTATCGTGGCGTCTATTTTGGCGAGTTTGGCGGCCAACCGGCGCGAAAAGAGCCCAGGCTAA
- a CDS encoding TerD family protein has protein sequence MPITLAKGGNLSLSKEDPNLTQAILGLGWDVRSTDGQDFDLDASAFLLTASDRVRADTDFIFYNQMRSTDGSVEHTGDNRTGEGEGDDEQIKIDLSKVPSDIQKVAFTVTIHDAEARRQSFGQVRNAFIRLINEKTNAEIVRFDLGEDFSTETAVIFAEVYRNNNEWKFRAVGQGFAGGLGALARNYGINL, from the coding sequence ATGCCTATTACTCTCGCCAAAGGCGGCAACCTGTCGCTGAGCAAAGAAGATCCCAACTTAACTCAAGCCATTTTGGGCCTCGGCTGGGACGTGCGCTCAACAGACGGCCAAGACTTCGATCTTGATGCCAGCGCCTTTTTGCTGACCGCTTCCGACAGAGTGCGTGCCGACACCGATTTCATTTTTTACAACCAGATGCGCAGCACCGACGGCTCGGTCGAACATACCGGCGATAACCGCACCGGCGAAGGCGAAGGCGACGACGAGCAGATCAAGATTGACCTCTCCAAAGTGCCCAGCGACATTCAAAAAGTAGCGTTTACCGTGACCATTCACGACGCCGAGGCCCGCCGCCAGAGCTTCGGACAGGTTCGTAACGCTTTTATCCGGCTTATCAACGAAAAAACCAACGCCGAAATCGTGCGCTTTGATTTGGGCGAGGACTTTTCGACCGAAACCGCCGTGATTTTTGCCGAAGTTTACCGCAACAACAACGAATGGAAGTTCCGCGCCGTGGGCCAGGGCTTCGCGGGCGGCCTCGGCGCACTGGCCCGCAACTACGGGATCAACCTCTAA
- a CDS encoding VWA domain-containing protein, whose amino-acid sequence MTQLQAGEKRKFSEVGLSSPLTVTVKHGLDGLDISAFGLSADRKMVGDNYIAFYNNPHTPLGEIVATLDAHQASFKMDLAKLPANVERVMLTATHDTAPVASAPQLLIEVGQVSFDAKPALKSEKAAMLLELYKHSGEWRVGAIGQGFNGGLGDLIVYFGGEVENPGAPVTAPSSPVVSLKKQTQVKLDKEIAEKAPQLVNLVKQAEISLKKRGLDEHTARVALVLDISASMSSLYRSGVVQRVAEKTLALASRFDDDGRMDVFLFGLKAHDAGDIGIEGIGGAVEKLIKRHPLEGGTMYARAVQSVRTHYFGSAGPRKEPLKEKTPVYVIFITDGETFDKKESEAQIKEASKEPIFWKFVGVGKERFEFLRKLDDLSGRFIDNADFVQVEDIDTLPDGQLYEMLLQEYDSFLNNAKSKGLLS is encoded by the coding sequence ATGACCCAGCTTCAAGCCGGTGAAAAACGCAAATTCTCCGAAGTCGGCTTATCGAGTCCGCTGACGGTCACGGTCAAGCACGGCTTAGACGGCCTAGACATCAGCGCCTTTGGGCTCAGCGCCGACCGGAAAATGGTCGGCGACAATTACATCGCCTTTTACAACAACCCCCACACCCCACTCGGCGAAATTGTTGCCACGCTGGACGCGCATCAAGCCAGTTTCAAAATGGATCTCGCCAAATTGCCCGCTAACGTCGAGCGGGTGATGTTGACCGCCACTCACGACACGGCTCCGGTGGCCAGCGCTCCGCAACTGCTGATCGAAGTGGGCCAAGTCAGCTTTGACGCCAAGCCCGCGCTGAAAAGCGAGAAGGCCGCCATGCTCCTCGAACTCTACAAGCACTCCGGCGAGTGGCGGGTCGGCGCAATCGGGCAAGGCTTTAACGGCGGTTTGGGCGATTTGATCGTTTATTTTGGCGGCGAAGTGGAAAACCCTGGCGCTCCGGTGACTGCGCCTAGCTCACCTGTGGTCAGTCTCAAAAAGCAGACCCAGGTGAAGCTCGACAAAGAAATTGCCGAGAAAGCCCCACAACTCGTCAATCTGGTCAAACAGGCCGAGATCAGCCTCAAAAAGCGCGGCCTCGACGAGCACACGGCGCGGGTGGCGCTCGTTCTCGATATTTCGGCCAGCATGAGTTCGCTTTACCGCAGCGGCGTGGTGCAGCGGGTGGCCGAGAAAACCCTGGCGCTGGCCAGCCGCTTTGACGACGACGGACGCATGGACGTGTTTTTGTTTGGTCTCAAAGCCCACGACGCCGGCGACATCGGCATCGAGGGGATTGGCGGCGCGGTTGAGAAGCTGATCAAGCGCCACCCCTTGGAAGGCGGCACCATGTACGCCCGCGCCGTGCAGAGCGTCAGGACGCATTACTTCGGCTCAGCGGGGCCCCGCAAGGAGCCACTCAAGGAAAAAACGCCCGTCTACGTCATCTTTATTACCGACGGCGAAACCTTCGACAAAAAAGAATCGGAAGCGCAGATCAAAGAAGCCAGCAAGGAACCGATTTTCTGGAAATTCGTGGGCGTAGGCAAAGAGCGCTTTGAATTTTTGCGAAAGCTGGATGATTTGTCGGGCCGCTTCATCGACAACGCCGACTTCGTGCAAGTCGAAGACATCGACACCTTGCCAGACGGGCAACTCTACGAAATGCTGCTTCAGGAATACGACAGCTTTTTGAACAATGCCAAGAGCAAAGGGCTGCTCAGTTAA
- a CDS encoding TerD family protein, giving the protein MQLITGQRVPLATLNIQQQLDLTFDVAGSAPQYAALCFLLGADSRLISPDATISPSQPTAAGGAVTWQTGQPGQRFSLDLGRLPATVERLAFGLVPEGGDLRGVQRGTVSFGTAGNAAATWTLSGPDFSNEKAIIAAEIYRHQGAWRLMINGQGFSDGLSGLVRHFGGTGLPSLRAAPPPAPIPPPTPPASPPSGGGLDLSRRGRPDAAPAGQPPAPVQPPASGGMSLNRNRGTSPSSTSPSSTPSNAAPSRPISLTKITLEKQGQSARISLQKAGTQRIHVNLNWEAKPSSAAPSGGGGFLSKLLGSVTGADKAADLDLGCMYELASGEKGVIQALGGNFGKADGPPFIKLDQDDRSGASAGGENLYIERPDLIRKVLIFAFIYEGAGNFSEVGGRLSFNDPQGNEIKMSLSNPAALPFCAVALVQAHGNELVITKEERYFSGHRDCDQAFDFGFSWKAGRK; this is encoded by the coding sequence ATGCAGCTCATCACCGGCCAGCGCGTGCCGCTCGCCACCTTGAATATCCAGCAGCAACTCGACCTTACCTTCGACGTTGCCGGCTCCGCGCCGCAGTACGCCGCCCTCTGCTTTCTGCTTGGGGCAGACAGCCGCTTGATCTCGCCCGACGCCACCATTTCGCCCAGCCAGCCCACCGCTGCGGGCGGCGCAGTGACTTGGCAAACCGGACAACCCGGCCAGCGCTTCAGCCTTGATTTGGGGCGCTTGCCCGCCACTGTGGAACGCCTCGCCTTTGGCCTCGTACCGGAAGGCGGCGACCTGCGCGGGGTGCAGCGCGGCACCGTCAGCTTTGGCACGGCAGGCAATGCGGCGGCCACTTGGACGCTGAGCGGCCCAGATTTCAGCAACGAAAAAGCCATTATCGCTGCCGAGATTTACAGGCATCAGGGTGCTTGGCGCTTGATGATCAACGGTCAAGGCTTTTCGGACGGCCTGAGCGGCTTGGTGCGGCACTTCGGCGGCACCGGGCTGCCCAGTTTGCGGGCCGCCCCGCCGCCTGCACCAATACCACCCCCGACACCACCTGCATCACCCCCCAGCGGCGGCGGCCTCGACCTCTCACGGCGCGGACGCCCAGACGCTGCGCCTGCGGGCCAGCCACCAGCGCCAGTTCAGCCTCCAGCCAGCGGCGGCATGAGCCTCAATAGGAACCGGGGCACCTCGCCCAGTTCAACCAGTCCCAGTTCAACACCTTCCAATGCCGCCCCCAGCCGCCCGATCTCGCTGACCAAAATCACTTTGGAAAAGCAGGGTCAAAGCGCCCGCATCAGCCTTCAGAAAGCGGGCACGCAGCGCATTCACGTCAACCTGAATTGGGAAGCCAAGCCCAGCAGCGCGGCTCCCAGCGGTGGCGGCGGCTTTTTGAGCAAGTTGCTGGGCAGCGTGACCGGCGCGGACAAAGCCGCCGACCTTGATTTGGGCTGCATGTACGAACTTGCCAGCGGTGAAAAAGGCGTGATTCAGGCGCTCGGCGGCAATTTTGGCAAGGCGGACGGCCCCCCTTTCATCAAGCTCGACCAAGATGACCGCTCCGGCGCGTCGGCGGGCGGCGAGAACTTGTATATCGAGCGGCCCGATTTGATCCGCAAAGTGCTGATTTTCGCTTTTATTTACGAGGGCGCGGGCAACTTCAGCGAGGTCGGCGGGCGGCTGAGCTTTAACGATCCGCAGGGCAACGAAATTAAAATGAGCCTTTCCAACCCCGCCGCTCTGCCGTTTTGTGCGGTGGCACTGGTGCAGGCGCACGGCAATGAACTGGTGATCACCAAAGAAGAGCGCTATTTCTCGGGCCACCGAGACTGCGATCAGGCGTTCGACTTCGGCTTCAGCTGGAAGGCAGGCCGAAAGTGA
- a CDS encoding TerD family protein, giving the protein MPVSLTKGGNVSLSKEAPGLKKINVGLGWDTRRTDGADFDLDAMVFLVNDAGKVRNDQDFVFFNNKTSADGSVVHQGDNRTGAGEGDDEVVSIDLEKVPADVQKIVIAVVIYEGPSRSQNFGMVEKAYARVLNGDGGAEIARYDLTEDGGTVTAMIFGEIYRNSGEWKFKAIGQGFNEGFEALVKSYGVNA; this is encoded by the coding sequence ATGCCCGTATCACTCACCAAAGGCGGCAATGTCAGCCTGAGTAAAGAAGCGCCCGGACTTAAAAAGATCAACGTCGGTTTGGGCTGGGATACCCGCCGCACCGACGGCGCAGATTTTGACCTCGACGCGATGGTGTTTTTGGTCAACGACGCTGGAAAAGTCCGCAATGACCAAGACTTCGTGTTCTTCAACAACAAAACGTCGGCAGACGGCTCGGTGGTTCACCAAGGCGACAACCGCACCGGCGCGGGCGAAGGCGACGACGAAGTGGTCAGCATTGACCTCGAGAAAGTGCCTGCCGACGTGCAAAAAATCGTGATCGCCGTGGTGATCTACGAAGGCCCGAGCCGCAGCCAAAACTTCGGCATGGTCGAAAAAGCCTACGCCCGTGTCCTGAACGGCGACGGCGGCGCAGAAATCGCCCGCTACGACCTGACCGAAGACGGCGGCACCGTGACCGCCATGATTTTCGGCGAAATTTACCGCAACAGTGGCGAGTGGAAGTTCAAGGCGATTGGTCAGGGCTTTAACGAGGGCTTCGAGGCTTTGGTCAAAAGCTACGGCGTCAACGCCTAA
- the trmH gene encoding tRNA (guanosine(18)-2'-O)-methyltransferase TrmH, with protein sequence MTPERYAKIVRVLSLRQPTLSLLMDEVNKPHNFSAILRTCDAVGVLTAHAVPPKNGVSGNGLLPTFNATSGSAEKWVAVQPHASALEAVATLQAQGMQVLATHLSQRSVDYRELDYTRPTCVLLGAEKWGVSDEAADAADANIIIPMFGMVQSLNVSVAAATILFEAQRQRLAAGMYAERQLSDAEFERLRFEWAYPELAPLYRERSEPYPALGAAGELLSPEAPR encoded by the coding sequence ATGACGCCGGAACGCTATGCCAAAATCGTGCGGGTTCTCTCCCTGCGCCAGCCCACCCTCAGCTTGCTGATGGACGAAGTCAACAAGCCGCACAACTTCAGCGCCATCCTCAGAACCTGCGACGCGGTGGGCGTACTGACCGCCCACGCCGTACCGCCCAAAAATGGAGTGAGCGGCAACGGGCTGCTGCCCACCTTCAATGCCACGTCCGGCAGCGCCGAGAAATGGGTGGCGGTGCAGCCCCACGCCAGCGCTCTAGAGGCGGTGGCGACCCTCCAAGCCCAGGGGATGCAGGTGCTGGCCACTCACCTTTCGCAGCGCAGCGTGGATTACCGCGAGTTGGACTACACCCGCCCGACGTGCGTGCTGCTCGGTGCAGAAAAATGGGGGGTTTCGGATGAAGCCGCCGACGCCGCCGACGCCAACATCATCATTCCGATGTTCGGGATGGTGCAGAGCCTCAACGTCTCGGTGGCCGCCGCGACGATTTTGTTTGAAGCCCAGCGCCAGCGCCTCGCCGCGGGGATGTACGCCGAGCGCCAGCTCAGCGACGCCGAGTTCGAGCGCCTGCGTTTCGAGTGGGCTTACCCCGAGCTGGCACCTCTTTACCGCGAGCGCTCAGAACCTTATCCGGCGCTGGGCGCAGCCGGCGAGTTGCTGAGCCCCGAAGCGCCAAGATGA
- the pgeF gene encoding peptidoglycan editing factor PgeF, whose product MHLYTEFLMLHAPHLSAPHAFTTRLGGVSSGVYGAPAGGGLNLDDRLLSGLQDDPAAVAENRRRALEPLGFALGALALLDQVHGTEVVEASPNKIQMADAHVSAEAGVVLGILTADCYPILLEDPQAGVVGAAHAGWKGSLGRIAERTVQAMQRLGARPERIRAAVGPGISAQQYAVGPEVAGKFAAAGFGAHLDGSQLDLAGVNAQVLREAGLSSQQIWLSGRCTSEPAFYSHRRDAGRTGRMLALIGVRA is encoded by the coding sequence ATGCACCTCTACACTGAATTTCTGATGCTTCACGCGCCGCACCTGAGTGCTCCCCACGCTTTCACAACCCGTCTCGGCGGCGTGTCGTCGGGCGTTTACGGCGCTCCGGCGGGCGGCGGCCTCAACCTCGATGACCGCTTACTGAGCGGCCTGCAAGACGATCCGGCTGCGGTGGCCGAGAACCGCCGCAGGGCGCTGGAGCCGCTGGGCTTTGCGCTCGGCGCACTGGCTTTGCTCGACCAGGTTCACGGCACGGAAGTAGTAGAGGCCAGTCCCAACAAGATTCAAATGGCCGATGCCCACGTCAGCGCCGAGGCAGGGGTGGTGCTGGGCATTTTGACCGCCGACTGCTACCCGATTTTGCTCGAAGACCCCCAGGCGGGCGTCGTCGGCGCGGCCCACGCGGGCTGGAAAGGCTCTCTTGGCCGTATTGCCGAGCGCACCGTACAGGCCATGCAGCGCCTCGGCGCACGCCCAGAGCGGATTCGGGCGGCGGTGGGGCCGGGGATCAGTGCCCAGCAGTATGCAGTGGGGCCAGAAGTCGCCGGCAAGTTCGCGGCGGCGGGCTTCGGGGCGCATTTGGACGGCAGTCAACTCGATTTGGCGGGCGTGAATGCTCAGGTGCTGCGCGAAGCGGGCCTGAGTTCTCAGCAGATCTGGCTCTCGGGGCGCTGCACCTCCGAACCCGCTTTTTATTCACACCGCCGAGACGCCGGGCGCACCGGCAGAATGCTGGCGCTGATCGGGGTGCGGGCATGA
- a CDS encoding YqeG family HAD IIIA-type phosphatase codes for MSTEPPNLIPPQAGRGLLRPREVLESIELITPDFLAARGLRGLLLDLDNTLIPYGSYQERAEIIAWAAELRRAEVQLYLLSNATAKRARFWLDKLSFEGVGMAGKPFQRAYKTALAHMQLPPQQVGMVGDQLFTDVLGGNIAGLYTLMVHPIVNNSLPHTHLARRLERLVLKRYGHDWYGKERRTSSQAPITNKELKK; via the coding sequence ATGAGCACCGAGCCGCCGAACCTCATTCCGCCGCAGGCCGGGCGCGGGTTGCTGCGGCCCCGTGAAGTGCTGGAGAGCATCGAGCTCATCACGCCGGACTTTTTGGCGGCGCGTGGCCTGCGCGGCCTGCTGCTCGACCTCGACAACACCCTGATTCCCTACGGCAGCTATCAGGAGCGGGCCGAAATCATCGCTTGGGCCGCCGAACTGCGCCGCGCCGAGGTGCAACTCTACTTGCTGAGCAACGCCACGGCCAAACGCGCCCGCTTCTGGCTCGACAAGCTCAGCTTCGAGGGCGTCGGCATGGCTGGGAAACCGTTCCAACGCGCTTACAAAACGGCATTGGCCCATATGCAGCTGCCCCCGCAGCAAGTCGGCATGGTCGGCGACCAGCTGTTTACCGACGTGCTGGGCGGCAATATCGCCGGACTTTACACCCTGATGGTTCATCCCATCGTCAACAATTCGCTGCCGCACACCCACCTCGCCCGCCGCTTGGAGCGCTTGGTCTTGAAGCGCTACGGCCACGATTGGTACGGCAAAGAGCGCCGAACATCAAGTCAAGCGCCCATAACAAATAAGGAGCTGAAAAAATGA
- a CDS encoding type II/IV secretion system protein: MTLSIGDRRLGAILLEQGYVNDMDLQKALDRHTEVGGRLADILIDGGVIGEKRIARALEEAFGLPLVDLTALTPDPQAIASIPASAAVQARGVPFALEDNTLRVAFVDALNNASLELMEDESGYTVEAYQALREQVNWAIASFYPELGLPVPNLEENKATGGVMLGERLISRGFVSEEQIMAALDQQRSSGVSLGTVLLGLKLITEEQLYATLAEQQGSQYVRDTREYNPPEEVLGLLLRSDALRLGSVPISQDAAGVNVITGDLRRREDIGALIGRPVNLLLARPSDVENLIERTYPQKGRLGEAMVQQGTLSRNQLREALQVQARQGKVKPLGEVIIDLGFASSEEIDVALIKQNAGGGRLEDTLVQSGKLSPEMLARSLASQLGYEFVDPVTSPPDTKVALMIPEATARRYTVVPMRLQGESLVIAMKDPRNVFALDDLKLITGREILPAVMAEKDIIRLIERYFGDKDMAKLNEELAKTSRQKEKDKDVSADLSSLDDNAVVRVMDGLIREAALQEASDIHIEPTENSVRVRYRIDGLLREHTELPKGAAQSLLARIKIMGNLDIAERRVPQDGRVRFKKGSIDLDLRLSTLPTVYGEKAVMRLLQKASNIPEVEKLGFSEHNFGRFLDLIEKPNGIILVTGPTGSGKSFTSFSTLKRIARPDKNTTTIEDPIEYEIPGIMQSQVNTAAGLTFARALRAFLRQDPDIIFVGEIRDTETAKIATEAALTGHLVLATLHTNDAPGAITRLDEMGVEPFNISASVVGVLAQRLVRKVCSDCKRPTNADPEVLRRLGIGEREMRGANLQRGAGCPRCGGTGYKGRMGIHELMVVDEPIRRAIGTRKTAAEIREIAIEQSGMKTLRQDGIEKALLGQTTLEEVLAVTSN, translated from the coding sequence ATGACCCTTTCGATTGGTGATCGCCGCCTCGGAGCCATTTTGCTGGAGCAAGGCTACGTCAACGACATGGACTTGCAAAAAGCCCTCGACCGCCACACCGAGGTGGGAGGCCGCCTCGCCGACATCTTGATCGACGGCGGCGTGATCGGCGAAAAACGCATCGCCCGCGCCCTCGAAGAAGCCTTCGGGTTGCCGCTGGTCGATCTGACGGCCCTGACACCCGATCCGCAGGCGATTGCCAGCATTCCGGCTTCGGCGGCGGTGCAGGCGCGGGGCGTGCCGTTTGCCTTGGAAGACAACACCTTGCGGGTGGCCTTCGTGGACGCGCTCAACAACGCCTCGCTGGAACTGATGGAAGACGAGAGCGGGTACACCGTCGAAGCTTATCAGGCGCTGCGCGAGCAAGTGAACTGGGCGATTGCCAGCTTTTATCCTGAGCTCGGCTTGCCCGTGCCCAATCTTGAGGAAAATAAAGCGACGGGCGGGGTGATGCTGGGTGAGCGGCTGATCTCGCGCGGTTTCGTGAGTGAAGAGCAGATCATGGCGGCGCTCGATCAGCAGCGCAGCAGCGGCGTGTCGCTGGGTACGGTGCTGCTGGGCCTCAAACTGATCACCGAAGAGCAGCTCTACGCCACGCTGGCTGAGCAGCAAGGCAGTCAGTACGTGCGCGACACCCGCGAATACAATCCTCCTGAGGAAGTGCTGGGCCTGCTGCTGCGCTCCGACGCCTTGCGGCTCGGCTCGGTGCCGATCAGCCAAGACGCCGCCGGCGTCAACGTGATCACCGGCGACTTGCGGCGGCGCGAGGACATCGGGGCGCTGATTGGCCGCCCAGTCAACTTGCTGCTGGCCCGTCCCAGCGACGTTGAAAACCTGATTGAGCGCACCTATCCGCAAAAGGGCAGACTGGGCGAAGCGATGGTGCAGCAGGGAACTTTGTCGCGCAACCAACTGCGCGAAGCCTTGCAGGTGCAGGCCCGCCAGGGCAAAGTCAAGCCGCTGGGCGAGGTCATTATTGATCTGGGCTTTGCGAGCAGCGAGGAAATCGACGTCGCGCTGATCAAGCAAAACGCCGGCGGTGGCAGGCTCGAAGACACCTTGGTGCAGTCGGGCAAGCTCAGCCCCGAGATGCTGGCCCGCTCGCTGGCTTCGCAGCTCGGCTACGAGTTCGTCGATCCGGTTACGTCGCCGCCGGACACCAAAGTGGCTTTGATGATTCCCGAAGCCACCGCCCGCCGCTACACGGTGGTGCCGATGCGTCTTCAGGGCGAGTCGCTGGTCATTGCCATGAAAGACCCGCGCAACGTCTTTGCGCTCGACGATCTCAAACTGATTACCGGACGCGAGATTTTGCCCGCTGTGATGGCCGAGAAGGACATCATCCGCCTTATCGAGCGCTATTTCGGCGACAAGGACATGGCCAAGCTCAACGAGGAACTCGCCAAAACCAGCCGCCAGAAGGAAAAAGACAAGGACGTCTCTGCTGATCTCAGCTCACTCGACGACAACGCGGTGGTGCGGGTGATGGACGGGCTGATTCGTGAAGCGGCCCTGCAAGAAGCTTCGGATATTCACATCGAACCCACTGAAAACAGCGTGCGGGTGCGCTACCGCATCGACGGCCTGCTGCGCGAACACACCGAACTTCCCAAAGGCGCGGCTCAGAGTTTGCTGGCCCGCATCAAGATCATGGGCAACCTCGACATTGCCGAGCGGCGCGTACCGCAAGACGGACGGGTGCGCTTCAAGAAGGGCAGCATCGACCTCGACTTGCGCCTTTCGACGTTGCCCACCGTCTACGGCGAAAAAGCCGTGATGCGTCTGCTGCAAAAAGCCAGCAACATCCCCGAAGTCGAGAAGCTGGGGTTTTCTGAGCACAACTTCGGGCGCTTTCTTGACCTGATCGAAAAGCCCAACGGCATCATCTTGGTGACTGGCCCTACGGGGTCGGGCAAATCGTTTACCAGTTTCTCGACCTTAAAGCGCATCGCCCGCCCCGACAAGAACACCACCACCATCGAAGACCCGATCGAATACGAGATCCCCGGCATCATGCAGTCGCAGGTCAACACGGCAGCGGGTCTGACCTTTGCCCGCGCCCTCAGAGCATTCCTGCGCCAAGATCCCGACATCATCTTCGTTGGCGAGATTCGCGACACCGAAACCGCCAAAATCGCCACCGAAGCCGCGCTCACTGGCCACTTGGTGCTGGCCACTCTGCACACCAACGACGCGCCCGGCGCGATTACCCGCCTTGACGAGATGGGCGTGGAACCGTTCAACATTTCGGCCTCGGTAGTGGGTGTGCTGGCTCAGCGCCTCGTGCGCAAAGTCTGCTCGGATTGCAAGCGCCCCACTAATGCCGACCCCGAAGTGCTGCGGCGGCTGGGCATCGGAGAGCGCGAGATGCGCGGCGCGAACTTGCAGCGTGGCGCAGGCTGCCCACGCTGCGGCGGCACCGGCTACAAAGGCCGGATGGGTATTCACGAACTGATGGTCGTCGACGAGCCGATTCGCCGCGCCATCGGCACACGCAAAACTGCCGCCGAAATTCGTGAAATCGCCATTGAGCAAAGCGGCATGAAAACCCTGCGCCAGGACGGCATCGAGAAAGCGCTGCTGGGCCAGACCACTCTCGAAGAAGTGCTGGCCGTCACCAGTAACTGA